Proteins co-encoded in one Medicago truncatula cultivar Jemalong A17 chromosome 8, MtrunA17r5.0-ANR, whole genome shotgun sequence genomic window:
- the LOC11427447 gene encoding small GTPase LIP1, whose protein sequence is MFWRERERENKEHNGGVLCGQVRVLVVGDSGVGKSSLVHLIVKGSPIARPSQTIGCTVDVKHTTYGNSGSSSSSLKGDSERDFFVELWDVSGHERYKDCRSLFYSQINGVIFVHDLSQRRTKTSLQKWAAEIAATGTFSAPLGSGGPGGLPVPYIVIGNKADIVAKEGARGSSGNLVDVARQWVEKQGLLPSSEELPLTESFPGGGGLIAAAKEARYDKEAVIKFFRMLIRRRYFSDEIPAPTWSIPSPQRSSQRIDEISSQRIDESFIDDDQSYNAGRSSDPYKYNMLPPLPAQRNLTPPPTLYPQQPVSVSESYSYPRFSLSGSSEMSASSRTKRSDINV, encoded by the exons ATGTTCTGGAGGGAACGTGAGAGGGAGAATAAGGAACATAACGGTGGAGTGCTTTGTGGACAAGTCAGAGTGCTCGTTGTTGGTGACTCAG GTGTTGGTAAGTCCTCTTTAGTTCACCTTATCGTTAAAGGTTCTCCCATTGCCCGTCCTTCCCAGACAATTGGTTGTACAGTAGATGTGAAG CACACTACTTATGGAAATTCTGGCAGCTCTTCAAGTAGCCTCAAAGGTGATTCTGAGAGAGATTTCTTTGTTGAACTGTGGGATGTATCAGGACATGAACGATATAAAGATTGCCGATCTCTCTTTTATTCACAGATTAATG GTGTAATTTTTGTTCACGATCTTTCACAGAGAAGAACAAAGACTAGTTTGCAGAAGTGGGCAGCTGAGATTGCTGCAACTGGGACATTTTCAGCTCCTTTGGGATCTGGCGGCCCTGGTGGTCTTCCTGTTCCATATATTGTTATTGGTAACAAAGCTGATATTGTTGCAAAAGAAGGTGCGAGAGGAAGCAGCGGGAATCTTGTTGATGTTGCACGCCAATGGGTCGAGAAGCAGGGTTTGCTTCCATCCAGTGAGGAGCTTCCACTGACTGAGAGTTTTCCTGGTGGTGGAGGCCTTATTGCA GCAGCAAAAGAAGCAAGGTATGATAAGGAGGCTGTGATTAAGTTTTTCCGCATG TTGATTAGGAGAAGATATTTCTCAGATGAAATACCTGCACCTACATGGTCCATTCCTTCACCTCAAAGATCTTCTCAGCGAATAGATGAAATATCTTCTCAGCGGATAGATGAAAGTTTTATCGATGATGATCAGTCTTATAATGCAGG TCGAAGCAGTGATCCGTACAAGTATAACATGCTTCCCCCACTTCCGGCTCAACGCAATCTAACTCCACCACCCACACTCTATCCTCAACAACCAGTTTCGGTCTCTGAAAGCTACAGTTACCCTAGATTTTCTTTGTCTGGTTCGTCAGAAATGAGTGCTTCATCGAGAACAAAGCGCTCAGATATTAATGTTTGA
- the LOC25501943 gene encoding nudix hydrolase 2 isoform X3: protein MSEAIEDEKVIEEVEEEKMSVEEDKYGGVILTVHKPMDSSSFASKLQDSISHWNKHGKKGIWINLPILHSNLVDSAVKAGFKYHHAEADYLMLVYQIPGTSVRFPAYASHRVGVGAFVFNDKREVLVVQETSGKFGGTGVWKIPTGVVDEGEDICNAAIREVKEETGIETKFVEVLAFRQSHKSFFQKSDLFFVCMLQPQSSDIQRQASEIEAAKWMPIKDYAAQPFVQENELFDFIAKICLKKLDGSYTGFSNFLSTTSSGKKAYLYFNNTDIASHLLASNHEQAYH, encoded by the exons ATGTCTGAGGCAATTGAGGATGAAAAGGTTATcgaagaagtagaagaagaaaaaatgagtgTGGAAGAAGATAAATACGGAGGTGTTATTCTAACTGTCCACAAGCCTATGGATTCTTCTTCCTTTGCTTCTAAACTGCAAGATTCTATTTCCCATTGGAACAAGCACGGAAAGAAGGGAATATGGATCAATTTACCCATTCTTCATTCAAATCTTGTTGATTCTGCTGTCAAG gCTGGATTTAAGTACCATCATGCTGAGGCAGATTACTTGATGCTTGTATATCAGATCCCTGGTACCTCTGTTAGATTTCCCGCATATGCTTCACATCGTGTCGGTGTCGGTGCTTTTGTTTTCAATGACAAGAGGGAG GTGCTTGTGGTTCAAGAAACCAGTGGTAAATTTGGAGGCACGGGTGTATGGAAGATACCTACTGGAGTTGTTGATGAA GGTGAGGATATTTGCAATGCTGCAATTAGAGAAGTTAAGGAAGAGACAGGG ATAGAGACGAAGTTTGTTGAAGTTTTAGCATTCAG GCAAAGCCATAAATCTTTCTTCCAGAAATCAGATTTGTTCTTTGTTTGCATGTTGCAACCTCAATCCTCTGACATTCAACGTCAGGCCTCAGAAATTGAAGCAGCTAag tGGATGCCAATTAAAGATTATGCAGCTCAACCTTTTGTGCAAGAAAATGAGCTCTTCGATTTTATTGCGAAAATATGCTTAAAAAAATTGGATGGCAGCTACACTGGGTTTTCTAACTTTTTATCCACAACATCTTCTGGCAAAAAAGCTTATCTGTATTTTAACAATACAGATATTGCTAGCCATTTGTTAGCTTCCAATCATGAGCAAGCTTATCATTAA
- the LOC25501943 gene encoding probable galacturonosyltransferase 4 isoform X1, with the protein MSEAIEDEKVIEEVEEEKMSVEEDKYGGVILTVHKPMDSSSFASKLQDSISHWNKHGKKGIWINLPILHSNLVDSAVKAGFKYHHAEADYLMLVYQIPGTSVRFPAYASHRVGVGAFVFNDKREVLVVQETSGKFGGTGVWKIPTGVVDEGEDICNAAIREVKEETGIETKFVEVLAFRQSHKSFFQKSDLFFVCMLQPQSSDIQRQASEIEAAKEISTVLQKPIRVVYPEDSSNINNLPHDILTEQGKQHIESPSEVNNKGPVLQKTIKHNGKTSSVALVRKLKDQLIQAKVYLSLQKIKKIPYLTRELQLRVKEISRTLGDASKDSSLPKNANERMKAMEQSLMKGRKIQNDCATAAKKLRAMIHLSEDKLRAHEKKNLFLTQLTAKTLPKGLQCLSLRLTSEYYNLNSSQQEFPNQENIEDPGLYHYAIFSDNILATAVVVNSTAAHAKDASKHVFHIVTDRLNYAAMRMWFLANPPRKATIQVENIEDFSWLNSSYSPVLKELDSPYMINYYLKTPFDSKLKFRNPKYLSILNHLRFYLPEIFPKLKKVLFLDDDVVVQKDLTDLWSITLKGNINGAVETCTKKFHRFDSYLNFSNPLVAKNFDPRACGWAYGMNVFDLVEWKKQNITEVYHNWQKLNHDRQLWKLGTLPPGLITFWKRTFPLNRSWHVLGLGYNPNVNQKDIERAAVIHYNGNLKPWLEISIPKFKGYWTKYVDYESEYLRECNINQ; encoded by the exons ATGTCTGAGGCAATTGAGGATGAAAAGGTTATcgaagaagtagaagaagaaaaaatgagtgTGGAAGAAGATAAATACGGAGGTGTTATTCTAACTGTCCACAAGCCTATGGATTCTTCTTCCTTTGCTTCTAAACTGCAAGATTCTATTTCCCATTGGAACAAGCACGGAAAGAAGGGAATATGGATCAATTTACCCATTCTTCATTCAAATCTTGTTGATTCTGCTGTCAAG gCTGGATTTAAGTACCATCATGCTGAGGCAGATTACTTGATGCTTGTATATCAGATCCCTGGTACCTCTGTTAGATTTCCCGCATATGCTTCACATCGTGTCGGTGTCGGTGCTTTTGTTTTCAATGACAAGAGGGAG GTGCTTGTGGTTCAAGAAACCAGTGGTAAATTTGGAGGCACGGGTGTATGGAAGATACCTACTGGAGTTGTTGATGAA GGTGAGGATATTTGCAATGCTGCAATTAGAGAAGTTAAGGAAGAGACAGGG ATAGAGACGAAGTTTGTTGAAGTTTTAGCATTCAG GCAAAGCCATAAATCTTTCTTCCAGAAATCAGATTTGTTCTTTGTTTGCATGTTGCAACCTCAATCCTCTGACATTCAACGTCAGGCCTCAGAAATTGAAGCAGCTAag GAAATCTCTACCGTCCTTCAGAAACCGATTAGGGTTGTGTATCCAGAGGACTCttcaaacataaataatttgCCTCATGATATA CTTACTGAGCAAGGGAAACAACATATTGAATCTCCTAGCGAAGTAAACAATAAAGGACCTGTGTTACAAAAAACCATCAAGCATAATGGCAAAACATCATCTGTTGCTCTGGTACGGAAACTAAAGGATCAGCTCATCCAAGCTAAAGTTTATCTTTCCCTtcagaaaataaagaaaattccCTATCTCACTCGGGAGCTTCAGTTACGGGTAAAGGAAATTTCACGAACACTTGGAGATGCAAGCAAAGATTCTAGCTTGCCAAAGAA TGCAAACGAGAGAATGAAGGCAATGGAGCAATCATTGatgaaaggaagaaaaattcaaaatgattgtGCCACAGCTGCGAAGAAGCTTAGGGCTATGATCCACTTATCAGAGGATAAGCTTCGAGCACACGAGAAAAAGAACTTGTTCTTAACACAGTTGACAGCAAAGACACTGCCTAAAGGTCTCCAATGTCTTTCGCTGCGCCTTACATCTGAATATTATAACTTGAATTCTTCTCAGCAAGAATTCCCCAATCAAGAGAACATAGAAGATCCTGGACTATACCATTATGCAATATTCTCGGATAACATATTGGCAACAGCCGTTGTTGTGAATTCTACTGCTGCCCATGCTAAG GATGCCTCAAAACATGTTTTCCACATTGTTACTGATAGGCTCAATTATGCGGCAATGAGGATGTGGTTTCTGGCGAATCCACCTAGAAAGGCGACAATTCAAGTTGAGAATATTGAAGATTTTTCGTGGTTGAATTCGAGTTATAGTCCAGTTCTTAAGGAACTAGATTCTccttatatgattaattattacttGAAAACTCCTTTTGATTCTAAACTCAAGTTTCGGAATCCCAAGTATTTATCTATTTTGAATCACCTCCGCTTCTACTTGCCAGAGATATTCCCAAAGCTCAAGAAAGTTCTGTTTTTGGATGATGATGTAGTTGTGCAGAAGGATCTTACTGATCTTTGGTCAATTACTTTGAAGGGTAACATAAATGGTGCTGTCGAAACTTGTACAAAAAAATTCCATCGATTTGATAGTTACCTTAACTTCTCAAATCCTCTTGTTGCAAAGAATTTTGACCCTCGTGCTTGTGGATGGGCATATGGTATGAATGTTTTTGATTTAGTCGAATGGAAGAAGCAAAACATCACAGAGGTGTACCACAATTGGCAGAAGCTG AATCATGATAGACAACTATGGAAGTTAGGAACACTGCCACCTGGTCTTATAACATTCTGGAAACGCACGTTCCCGCTGAACCGATCTTGGCATGTCTTAGGTCTTGGCTACAACCCCAATGTCAACCAAAAAGATATTGAAAGGGCTGCTGTAATTCACTATAACGGAAACTTGAAACCGTGGCTGGAGATAAGTATACCGAAGTTTAAAGGTTATTGGACGAAGTATGTTGATTATGAGAGTGAGTATTTGCGAGAATGcaatatcaatcaataa
- the LOC25501943 gene encoding probable galacturonosyltransferase 4 isoform X2: protein MTRGRCLWFKKPVVNLEARVYGRYLLELLMKVRIFAMLQLEKLRKRQGQSHKSFFQKSDLFFVCMLQPQSSDIQRQASEIEAAKEISTVLQKPIRVVYPEDSSNINNLPHDILTEQGKQHIESPSEVNNKGPVLQKTIKHNGKTSSVALVRKLKDQLIQAKVYLSLQKIKKIPYLTRELQLRVKEISRTLGDASKDSSLPKNANERMKAMEQSLMKGRKIQNDCATAAKKLRAMIHLSEDKLRAHEKKNLFLTQLTAKTLPKGLQCLSLRLTSEYYNLNSSQQEFPNQENIEDPGLYHYAIFSDNILATAVVVNSTAAHAKDASKHVFHIVTDRLNYAAMRMWFLANPPRKATIQVENIEDFSWLNSSYSPVLKELDSPYMINYYLKTPFDSKLKFRNPKYLSILNHLRFYLPEIFPKLKKVLFLDDDVVVQKDLTDLWSITLKGNINGAVETCTKKFHRFDSYLNFSNPLVAKNFDPRACGWAYGMNVFDLVEWKKQNITEVYHNWQKLNHDRQLWKLGTLPPGLITFWKRTFPLNRSWHVLGLGYNPNVNQKDIERAAVIHYNGNLKPWLEISIPKFKGYWTKYVDYESEYLRECNINQ, encoded by the exons ATGACAAGAGGGAG GTGCTTGTGGTTCAAGAAACCAGTGGTAAATTTGGAGGCACGGGTGTATGGAAGATACCTACTGGAGTTGTTGATGAA GGTGAGGATATTTGCAATGCTGCAATTAGAGAAGTTAAGGAAGAGACAGGG GCAAAGCCATAAATCTTTCTTCCAGAAATCAGATTTGTTCTTTGTTTGCATGTTGCAACCTCAATCCTCTGACATTCAACGTCAGGCCTCAGAAATTGAAGCAGCTAag GAAATCTCTACCGTCCTTCAGAAACCGATTAGGGTTGTGTATCCAGAGGACTCttcaaacataaataatttgCCTCATGATATA CTTACTGAGCAAGGGAAACAACATATTGAATCTCCTAGCGAAGTAAACAATAAAGGACCTGTGTTACAAAAAACCATCAAGCATAATGGCAAAACATCATCTGTTGCTCTGGTACGGAAACTAAAGGATCAGCTCATCCAAGCTAAAGTTTATCTTTCCCTtcagaaaataaagaaaattccCTATCTCACTCGGGAGCTTCAGTTACGGGTAAAGGAAATTTCACGAACACTTGGAGATGCAAGCAAAGATTCTAGCTTGCCAAAGAA TGCAAACGAGAGAATGAAGGCAATGGAGCAATCATTGatgaaaggaagaaaaattcaaaatgattgtGCCACAGCTGCGAAGAAGCTTAGGGCTATGATCCACTTATCAGAGGATAAGCTTCGAGCACACGAGAAAAAGAACTTGTTCTTAACACAGTTGACAGCAAAGACACTGCCTAAAGGTCTCCAATGTCTTTCGCTGCGCCTTACATCTGAATATTATAACTTGAATTCTTCTCAGCAAGAATTCCCCAATCAAGAGAACATAGAAGATCCTGGACTATACCATTATGCAATATTCTCGGATAACATATTGGCAACAGCCGTTGTTGTGAATTCTACTGCTGCCCATGCTAAG GATGCCTCAAAACATGTTTTCCACATTGTTACTGATAGGCTCAATTATGCGGCAATGAGGATGTGGTTTCTGGCGAATCCACCTAGAAAGGCGACAATTCAAGTTGAGAATATTGAAGATTTTTCGTGGTTGAATTCGAGTTATAGTCCAGTTCTTAAGGAACTAGATTCTccttatatgattaattattacttGAAAACTCCTTTTGATTCTAAACTCAAGTTTCGGAATCCCAAGTATTTATCTATTTTGAATCACCTCCGCTTCTACTTGCCAGAGATATTCCCAAAGCTCAAGAAAGTTCTGTTTTTGGATGATGATGTAGTTGTGCAGAAGGATCTTACTGATCTTTGGTCAATTACTTTGAAGGGTAACATAAATGGTGCTGTCGAAACTTGTACAAAAAAATTCCATCGATTTGATAGTTACCTTAACTTCTCAAATCCTCTTGTTGCAAAGAATTTTGACCCTCGTGCTTGTGGATGGGCATATGGTATGAATGTTTTTGATTTAGTCGAATGGAAGAAGCAAAACATCACAGAGGTGTACCACAATTGGCAGAAGCTG AATCATGATAGACAACTATGGAAGTTAGGAACACTGCCACCTGGTCTTATAACATTCTGGAAACGCACGTTCCCGCTGAACCGATCTTGGCATGTCTTAGGTCTTGGCTACAACCCCAATGTCAACCAAAAAGATATTGAAAGGGCTGCTGTAATTCACTATAACGGAAACTTGAAACCGTGGCTGGAGATAAGTATACCGAAGTTTAAAGGTTATTGGACGAAGTATGTTGATTATGAGAGTGAGTATTTGCGAGAATGcaatatcaatcaataa
- the LOC11436175 gene encoding probable WRKY transcription factor 51, with protein sequence MDYYFVNPHATPNFAHSTHMMIPNPSSEFILSDYLMLDDICIDHHDQESRSQSTESLEKVTFNDVNQEFNDATSKNNNIKYKNGIKRNKGEAGQKIAFRTRSELEIMDDGYKWRKYGKKSVKNSPNLRNYYKCSSVGCNVKKRVERDRDDSSYVITSYEGVHNHEIPFTSHCSQISFVHSDAYN encoded by the exons ATGGACTACTATTTTGTAAACCCTCATGCTACCCCAAACTTTGCTCACTCTACTCATATGATGATTCCTAATCCCTCTTCTGAGTTTATACTATCTGATTATCTTATGCTTGATGATATTTGTATTGATCACCATGATCAAGAATCTCGGTCACAAAGTACCGAATCATTAGAGAAGGTAACATTCAATGATGTCAATCAAGAATTCAATGATGCTACTTCTAAGAACAATAACAT aaaatacaaaaatgggATTAAGCGAAATAAAGGGGAAGCGGGGCAAAAGATAGCCTTTAGAACAAGATCAGAGCTTGAGATTATGGATGATGGATACAAGTGGAGGAAGTACGGGAAGAAGTCCGTGAAGAACAGTCCTAACCTAAG GAACTACTACAAATGTTCAAGTGTGGGATGTAATGTGAAGAAAAGGGTGGAAAGGGATAGAGATGATTCGAGCTATGTGATAACAAGTTATGAAGGTGTTCATAACCATGAGATTCCATTTACCTCCCACTGCAGCCAAATCTCTTTTGTTCATTCTGATGCATATAATTAA